One genomic segment of Streptomyces sp. RKND-216 includes these proteins:
- a CDS encoding R3H domain-containing nucleic acid-binding protein → MTDTTAAEGTDTLSRLEQEGEIAADYLEGLLDIADLDGDIDMDVEADRAAVSIIGDGPVRDLQKLVGRDGEVLEALQELTRLAVHRETGDRSRLMLDVAGFRARKREELTEVGTKAAEDAKGSGEPVKLRPMSPFERKVVHDAVAAAGLRSESEGEEPQRCVVVLP, encoded by the coding sequence GTGACGGACACGACCGCCGCAGAGGGCACCGACACCCTGTCCCGTCTGGAGCAGGAAGGCGAGATCGCAGCCGACTACCTCGAGGGGCTGCTCGACATCGCCGACCTGGACGGTGACATCGACATGGACGTGGAGGCCGACCGTGCCGCCGTCTCCATCATCGGTGACGGCCCCGTGCGCGACCTGCAGAAGCTGGTGGGCCGGGACGGCGAGGTGCTGGAGGCGCTTCAGGAGCTGACCCGGCTGGCCGTGCACCGGGAGACCGGTGACCGGAGCAGGCTGATGCTGGATGTCGCAGGCTTCAGGGCGCGGAAGCGTGAGGAGCTCACCGAGGTCGGTACCAAGGCCGCCGAGGACGCCAAGGGATCCGGCGAGCCGGTGAAGCTGCGCCCCATGTCGCCGTTCGAGCGCAAGGTCGTGCACGACGCGGTCGCCGCCGCCGGTCTGCGCAGCGAGTCCGAGGGCGAGGAGCCGCAGCGCTGCGTGGTCGTGCTGCCGTGA
- the rsmG gene encoding 16S rRNA (guanine(527)-N(7))-methyltransferase RsmG, translated as MNEQPSETEELGEAPEAARKYFGDRFGDAVRYGELLADVGVRRGLIGPREVPRLWERHLLNCAVLSEVVPGGVTVCDVGSGAGLPGIPLALVRPDLRITLLEPLLRRTTFLQEAVELLGLDHVTVVRGRAEEVLGTLKPVHVVTARAVAPLDRLAGWGVPLLRPYGEMLALKGDTAAEELKGARAALQKLGVVETSVVQVGEGVVDPLSTVVRAEVGESPGGIRFAAKRAKAARGKRRR; from the coding sequence GTGAACGAGCAGCCCTCCGAGACGGAGGAACTCGGCGAGGCACCGGAGGCGGCGCGGAAGTACTTCGGTGACCGTTTCGGGGACGCTGTGCGCTACGGCGAGCTGCTGGCCGACGTCGGTGTGCGGCGCGGACTGATCGGCCCGCGGGAGGTGCCGCGGCTCTGGGAGCGGCACCTGCTCAACTGCGCGGTGCTCTCCGAGGTCGTTCCGGGCGGCGTGACCGTATGCGATGTGGGCTCCGGTGCGGGGCTTCCGGGCATTCCGCTGGCGCTGGTACGCCCGGATCTGCGGATCACCCTGCTCGAACCACTGCTGCGGCGGACCACGTTCCTCCAGGAAGCAGTGGAACTGCTGGGCCTCGACCACGTCACGGTCGTGCGCGGTCGGGCCGAGGAGGTCCTCGGCACGCTGAAGCCCGTCCACGTGGTGACCGCGCGTGCGGTCGCACCCCTCGACCGGCTCGCCGGCTGGGGGGTGCCGCTGCTGCGGCCGTACGGGGAAATGCTGGCGCTCAAGGGGGACACGGCTGCGGAGGAGCTGAAAGGAGCGCGTGCCGCCTTGCAGAAGCTCGGTGTCGTGGAGACCTCGGTGGTCCAGGTGGGCGAGGGTGTGGTCGATCCACTCTCCACCGTGGTGCGCGCCGAGGTCGGGGAGAGCCCTGGCGGGATCCGGTTCGCGGCCAAG